The genomic interval TAACCATCGATGGACTTAAGCACTGGGCTCATTTCTTGATCGATGTCGGTTTTAAAGGTAAACTTCAGCGAGATGTTTCCTTGGCAATTTTTGGTGATGGGCGCCATCTTCTCGATCATCGAGAACGATTTGGTCGCCATTTGAATGTCGAGGTTCTTAATGTCGAGGTCCATATCGGCCGATGGCTTGGTGGTATCGGCAGTATTGTATGTGCCGGTAACCATCATGGAGCCGTTGAACAGGTTCATGTGCAGCTTGTCCATGATTGCCTTTCCACCTTTAAGCACTACATCTCCGCCAACATTGGTCATCTCCATTTTGTCGAAGAGCACCTTCTTGAGGCTGGTGTTTAGCGTAAAGTCAATATTTTGTGGAATAAAGACTGTCTTCATTGGAGTGGTATCTGCTACGGCTGCAGTTTCGGGTGTTGCGTCTTCGCTCATAAATTCATTTGCATCCAAAAGGTTCGAACTCAGGTCGAAATTGGCTTTGAGAACACCACTCTTAAACACATAACCGAGGAAGTTTTCTACCCTACCCTTTAAGCTTAAATCGCTTTTGCCAATGAGGCAGTTGAAGTGATCGAGCTGCAGGTATTTGGGGGTAAACTGAATCTTCGAGCTAGGGATTTTTACATCAGCAGGAAGGTCGGGCGTTTTCATCTCGAAATTCTGGAGTTCAACCAACCCGTCTACCTTCACGTTGTCGTATTCCTCCTTCTCGATTTGCGACATACGCACAGCCATGTTTACGTTGGCAGTCATAATACCCTTCATGGCTACGTTCTCCATAGGAACTACATCGGCAAGGGTTGTAAAGTTGACTTTTCCGTCGATGGCAGCGCTCACCTGTGGATCGGTCATCGGGGTGCGTACCTGCGCCTTTGCCGATATTGGGTTACCGGCCATGCTCATGGTGAACTTGCGCAAGTCGATAAGTGTTTTGCTATCGTCCGATCCGTTAAAGTCTACGTTGAGGTCGATGTTGATGCCCTCAATGGCTTTAGGCAGTATAGGGTATTGGACGCGAGCATTGGAAACAAGTAGCTTAAGCCCAACGTTGGGCAGCTGCTTGCTGTTGTAGGTGCCGGTAACGGTTCCGTCGAGTGAAAGCTTGCCATCGGTTTTTAGGGTCTCATAATCCTTCATAAATACCGAAGGAACCATGGAGAGAAGGGTTTTGAAACTTGTCTCCTTTGTAAAGTATTTTAGGTCGAAAACCATGCTGCTATCGGGCATGGCAATGGAACCATTTACCCCAAGCACCAGCTTGTTAACGCCAATTTCGTTGTCTTGAATGGTAAACACCATATTCTTAAGATCGGCACTTACCTTTGCCTTAAGGGTTACCATCATGTTTTGAACAAAGGTGGTTCCGCCCATCATTACGGCTAGGTTTTCGATGCTCGAATTAATATCGAGGGTGGTAATTTCATCGGAAAGGTTGCCGCCCAACCTAAAGTTAAGGTTCTTTATTCCGGCTATCATGTTCGAGGTTTGATCCTCATATACAATGTTACCGTTGTTGATTATAAACTCCTTAAGCGATAGCTTGAAGGGCGAAGCAGCCGAAGTATCAACTGGCGTTTCGGGAGTGGGAGCCGAGGGTTTTGCAATGTCCCAGTTGGCTGAGCTATCGGCCAGCACCTTCGCGTAGATCTTCGGATTGTTCAGGCTGATTGAGTTTACCTTTATTTGATCACCCGATATTACACTCCCAAGGTTTACCGAAAGGTTGAACGACGAGAATGCCACGAGCGTATCATCCTTGAATTTATCGATTCCAACCACGCTAAGGTCTTTTAGCGCTATGGAAAGGTTTGGGAAATCCCGGAAGAGGGAGAGGCTAACATCCGAAAACGTTACAGTTGCGTTGACGTTTTCGTTGATTACACTCTCGGCCTTGCTAATGATCTGGCTCTTGAACAGGAGAGGGATTAAGATCATGGCAAGAATCACAACGCCAAGGAAAATACCTAGCGATTTGAGGAAAATCTTGAGAAACTTCTTCATAGTCTCTAATTTATGAGGTTATTAATATGGATTATTCTTTATTGCGTTAATCTGGTTCAAAGTTAAGCAGTCGAAACGAAATAAACTTTAGAATTGTGGGCTTTGTTTTGTATTTTTGAAAAATAATGAATCATCCGTGCCAATTTCCTCTCGATAATCTTAAGCCTAGGCTATGGAAAACAAGCTGCAAATAGATCACCATACAGCCTCCGACCTTCAAATATTCGAAGCCAGGGGAGATAAAACCATTCTCGACCTGTTCGACGAAACCGTCACTCCCGACGGAAAGCTGAAGCTGAAGGAGCGCTTTTACAATGCCTATAATAGCCGCGACTCCATTCTTGAGGTGCAAGCGGCACTAAGGCATATTCAAACGCACCTTGATGTGTGGTCGTTTCCCATTACGCCACAGGAAGCCAACAGGATAAACCTTTACTATATATCCAAATCGAAGCCAATGCTTTTTGAGGAGGAGGCTTTGTTCTGGGTGGAAAGTGTATTTCGAAGAACATTTAGCTCCGAATTCCGCGAGATATCCCTCCATGGAACCCAACACATTATCCGCTATTTTGAAAAACTCCAGGGGTGGTTGGCGCGGGTCGATTCAGCAGATCTGCCTAAGCTCCTAAAAGATTTAGTTGCATCCATTACTACCATTCTCGAAGAGGGAATCCTGGCAGAGGTGCTCAGGAAGGAAACCCGGAAGGCGAAGAGCAACGAGCTGCTTAGGATCGATAAGCTTTTCCGTGGACACGATTCGGTAAAATATGTGTTGATGGTAAACCATGTTTTCGAGTTGGAAGCATTGATATCTATTGCATTGGCTGGCCATAAAAAGGGCTTTTCGTTTCCTGAGATGCTTGATGTACAAACGCCAGTAGTAGAGCTTACTGATGTATGGCATCCCTTTTTAAATGCACCGGTGGTCAATACCGTTTCGCTCGGAAATAGCGGGAGTGTGGTTTTTCTTACCGGTCCAAATATGGCTGGAAAAACTACCTTTCTTAGGGCCTTGGGTATTTGCGTTTACTTAGCGCATTTGGGGTTTCCCATTCCGGCTAAGTTGGGGCGAATGAGCGTCTTTAATGGGCTTCTTTCCAGCATCAATACCGAGGATAGCGTAACCTTAGGCTATAGCTATTTCTATAGCGAAGTGCTGCGGGTAAAGAAGGCGGCGCAGTTTGTCCGAGACACTCCCAAGGTGTTGCTAATTATGGACGAACTCTTTAAGGGCACCAATATAAAGGATGCGCACGATGGATCGCTAATGGTGATTAAGGGGTTGGCCAAGAACCCCAGCTGTTTGGTGGTAATCTCCTCACATCTTCTTGAGTTGGCGGTCGATCTCAAAAAAGTAAACTCAGTATCTTTCAATTGCTTTAGTAGCCGAGTGGTAAACGGTAAACCGCAGTTCGACTATAAGTTAAAGAAGGGTGTATCCGACGAGCGAATAGGCCTTATTATTCTAAAGAATGAGGGGGTGGATAAGCTACTTGGGGTTGAGGATGATTTGATGGATTGATGAT from Williamwhitmania taraxaci carries:
- a CDS encoding AsmA family protein yields the protein MKKFLKIFLKSLGIFLGVVILAMILIPLLFKSQIISKAESVINENVNATVTFSDVSLSLFRDFPNLSIALKDLSVVGIDKFKDDTLVAFSSFNLSVNLGSVISGDQIKVNSISLNNPKIYAKVLADSSANWDIAKPSAPTPETPVDTSAASPFKLSLKEFIINNGNIVYEDQTSNMIAGIKNLNFRLGGNLSDEITTLDINSSIENLAVMMGGTTFVQNMMVTLKAKVSADLKNMVFTIQDNEIGVNKLVLGVNGSIAMPDSSMVFDLKYFTKETSFKTLLSMVPSVFMKDYETLKTDGKLSLDGTVTGTYNSKQLPNVGLKLLVSNARVQYPILPKAIEGINIDLNVDFNGSDDSKTLIDLRKFTMSMAGNPISAKAQVRTPMTDPQVSAAIDGKVNFTTLADVVPMENVAMKGIMTANVNMAVRMSQIEKEEYDNVKVDGLVELQNFEMKTPDLPADVKIPSSKIQFTPKYLQLDHFNCLIGKSDLSLKGRVENFLGYVFKSGVLKANFDLSSNLLDANEFMSEDATPETAAVADTTPMKTVFIPQNIDFTLNTSLKKVLFDKMEMTNVGGDVVLKGGKAIMDKLHMNLFNGSMMVTGTYNTADTTKPSADMDLDIKNLDIQMATKSFSMIEKMAPITKNCQGNISLKFTFKTDIDQEMSPVLKSIDGYGKLQSQNLQVVNSKTFDQINKVMKAKGMGNTIKDVNISFTIKDGWVNVAPSTLMIDDIALTFGGRNGLDQTLDYNVDLVVPSKYFGDAASKLASSLLSKTPLAGKEIKMPEKINVKLKVDGMVTDPKVKLAGMSSGAPGEGNTSAKETLKETVKETAKEEVKKYMEENKEDIEKKKKEAADKAKEELKKKLKGLF
- a CDS encoding MutS-related protein, with protein sequence MENKLQIDHHTASDLQIFEARGDKTILDLFDETVTPDGKLKLKERFYNAYNSRDSILEVQAALRHIQTHLDVWSFPITPQEANRINLYYISKSKPMLFEEEALFWVESVFRRTFSSEFREISLHGTQHIIRYFEKLQGWLARVDSADLPKLLKDLVASITTILEEGILAEVLRKETRKAKSNELLRIDKLFRGHDSVKYVLMVNHVFELEALISIALAGHKKGFSFPEMLDVQTPVVELTDVWHPFLNAPVVNTVSLGNSGSVVFLTGPNMAGKTTFLRALGICVYLAHLGFPIPAKLGRMSVFNGLLSSINTEDSVTLGYSYFYSEVLRVKKAAQFVRDTPKVLLIMDELFKGTNIKDAHDGSLMVIKGLAKNPSCLVVISSHLLELAVDLKKVNSVSFNCFSSRVVNGKPQFDYKLKKGVSDERIGLIILKNEGVDKLLGVEDDLMD